The proteins below come from a single Microtus ochrogaster isolate Prairie Vole_2 chromosome 8, MicOch1.0, whole genome shotgun sequence genomic window:
- the LOC101994667 gene encoding prostaglandin E synthase 3: MQPASAKWYDRRDYVFIEFCVEDSKDVNVNFEKSKLTFSCLGGSDNFKHLNEIDLFHCIDPNDSKHKRTDSSILCCLRKGESGQSWPRLTKDRAKLNWLSVDFNNWKDWDDDSDEDMSNFDHFSEMMDHMGGDEDVDLPEVDGADDDSQDSDDEKMPDLE, from the coding sequence ATGCAGCCTGCTTCTGCAAAGTGGTACGATCGAAGGGACTACGTATTCATTGAATTTTGTGTTGAAGACAGTAAAGATGTTAatgtaaattttgaaaaatcCAAACTTACTTTCAGTTGTCTTGGAGGAAGTGAtaattttaagcatttaaatgAAATTGATCTTTTTCACTGTATTGATCCAAATGACTCCAAGCATAAAAGAACGGACAGTTCAATTTTATGTTGTTTGCGGAAAGGAGAATCTGGTCAATCGTGGCCTAGGTTAACAAAGGACAGGGCAAAGCTTAACTGGCTTAGTGTGGACTTCAATAATTGGAAAGACTGGGACGATGATTCAGATGAGGACATGTCCAATTTTGACCATTTTTCTGAGATGATGGATCACATGGGTGGCGATGAGGATGTAGATTTACCAGAAGTAGATGGAGCAGATGATGATTCACAAGACAGTGATGATGAAAAAATGCCAGATCTGGAGTAA